One part of the Malus sylvestris chromosome 2, drMalSylv7.2, whole genome shotgun sequence genome encodes these proteins:
- the LOC126614061 gene encoding uncharacterized protein LOC126614061 isoform X1, which translates to MEQELTHACGFIGVRTPNDCKSDPIDTPRWSLLKPKTLKLLPWKWEDTGHRSGSLTMIRKMKTSYDIANPRVAEVKLLFSTSDETPVWLRCRNDKGHEPRGHLEIYYPYEGKSIIDPSEKKRNTPASINKNSKSVQEA; encoded by the exons ATGGAACAAGAACTAACACATGCATGTGGTTTTATCGGTGTAAGGACCCCTAATGATTGCAAATCTGACCCGATCGACACCCCTCGCTGGTCTTTActgaaacccaaaacccttaaaTTGCTGCCATGGAAATGGGAAG ACACAGGTCATCGATCTGGAAGCTTAACAATGATAAGGAAAATGAAAACCAGCTATGACATTGCAAATCCTAGGGTTGCAGAGGTAAAACTGTTGTTCTCCACCAGTGATGAAACCCCAGTGTGGCTTCGGTGCAGAAATGATAAAGGACATGAACCGCGCGGACATCTCGAAATCTACTATCCATATGAAG GCAAATCAATAATAGATCcgagtgaaaaaaaaaggaatacacCCGCTTCAATAAATAAGAATAGTAAGAGTGTCCAGGAGGCCTAA
- the LOC126614064 gene encoding uncharacterized protein LOC126614064, giving the protein MLMFFGISKVRFIVLLQIEHGTYIDKKCSFTGNVSTRGRILAGTCHSAKMNKTIIVRRNYLHYIKKYQRDIPTSGSCISMFPCEGRRPCYHRPVQVLEDT; this is encoded by the exons atgcttatgttttttggGATTTCCAAAGTTCGGTTCATAGTTCTACTCCAAATTGAGCATG GGACTTACATTGACAAGAAATGCTCTTTCACTGGAAATGTTTCTACCAGGGGCCGCATCTTGGCTGGCACTTGCCATAGTGCTAAGATGAATAAAACAATCATCGTTCGAAGGAATTATCTACATTATATCAAGAAATATCAGAG AGACATTCCAACATCCGGCTCATGTATCTCCATGTTTCCGTGTGAAGGAAGGAGACCATGTTACCATCGGCCAGTGCAG GTTCTAGAAGATACATGA
- the LOC126614061 gene encoding uncharacterized protein LOC126614061 isoform X2 has translation MEQELTHACGFIGVRTPNDCKSDPIDTPRWSLLKPKTLKLLPWKWEDTGHRSGSLTMIRKMKTSYDIANPRVAEVKLLFSTSDETPVWLRCRNDKGHEPRGHLEIYYPYEG, from the exons ATGGAACAAGAACTAACACATGCATGTGGTTTTATCGGTGTAAGGACCCCTAATGATTGCAAATCTGACCCGATCGACACCCCTCGCTGGTCTTTActgaaacccaaaacccttaaaTTGCTGCCATGGAAATGGGAAG ACACAGGTCATCGATCTGGAAGCTTAACAATGATAAGGAAAATGAAAACCAGCTATGACATTGCAAATCCTAGGGTTGCAGAGGTAAAACTGTTGTTCTCCACCAGTGATGAAACCCCAGTGTGGCTTCGGTGCAGAAATGATAAAGGACATGAACCGCGCGGACATCTCGAAATCTACTATCCATATGAAG GATAG